The Pseudomonas baetica genome includes a region encoding these proteins:
- a CDS encoding TenA family transcriptional regulator, producing the protein MEAASYPGWAQQLLQDCSASKRRVVEHELYLRMRDNKLSAKTMRQYLIGGWPVVEQFALYMAQNLTKTKFARHPGEDMARRWLMRNIRVELNHADYWVHWSRAHGVSLEDLQAQQVPPELHALSHWCWHTSSADSLIVAIAATNYAIEGATGEWSALVCSTGVYAAAFPEEDRKRAMKWLKMHAQYDDAHPWEALEIICTLAGMNPSKALQAELRQAICKSYDYMYLFLERCMQLETSERLLVNRERRVVVES; encoded by the coding sequence ATGGAAGCTGCAAGTTATCCTGGCTGGGCACAACAGCTGCTTCAGGATTGCAGCGCGAGCAAGCGCCGGGTTGTCGAACATGAACTTTACTTGCGCATGCGTGATAACAAGCTCAGCGCCAAGACCATGCGTCAGTACCTGATCGGGGGCTGGCCGGTGGTCGAGCAGTTTGCGTTGTATATGGCGCAGAACCTGACCAAAACCAAATTCGCCCGCCACCCCGGTGAAGACATGGCGCGGCGCTGGCTGATGCGCAACATTCGCGTTGAACTCAATCACGCCGATTACTGGGTGCATTGGAGTCGCGCGCACGGTGTAAGTCTGGAAGATCTCCAGGCCCAGCAAGTGCCGCCGGAGTTGCACGCCTTGAGTCATTGGTGCTGGCATACCAGTTCTGCGGATTCGCTGATCGTGGCGATTGCGGCAACCAACTATGCGATCGAGGGCGCGACCGGGGAATGGTCGGCGCTTGTCTGTTCCACGGGCGTGTATGCCGCAGCGTTCCCCGAAGAAGATCGCAAGCGGGCGATGAAGTGGCTGAAGATGCATGCGCAATACGACGATGCGCATCCGTGGGAAGCGCTGGAGATTATCTGCACCCTGGCCGGCATGAACCCGAGCAAGGCCCTACAGGCCGAACTGCGTCAGGCAATCTGCAAGAGCTACGACTACATGTATCTGTTCCTGGAGCGCTGCATGCAGCTTGAGACGTCCGAGCGCTTGTTGGTCAATCGTGAGCGCAGAGTCGTAGTCGAAAGCTGA
- a CDS encoding GGDEF domain-containing protein, producing MKSPSQTNAIDFDSAKLQRLGFGQLPPLLERPTSLAQLRQQLSLQLQTSLEPQRILGLFFREVQRLVPLDALSYLHQGSDLRLEFGARGHHSVSYTLSHEGEHMGELVFRRNLRFSEQDQGNLESLLSSLLYPMRNALLYRAATQSALRDPLTGAGNRIAMEQTLQREIEMSRRHLQPLSVLMLDIDHFKRVNDSHGHSAGDDVLKAVAASIKGQLRNVDMVFRYGGEEFLILLSNTSREAAAMVGERLRYAAQAAEYYADGQLIELTVSLGCSTLLPGESAESLLRRADSALYVAKREGRNRLAMAG from the coding sequence ATGAAATCACCTTCCCAGACCAATGCAATTGACTTTGACAGTGCCAAATTGCAACGCCTGGGCTTTGGTCAGTTGCCTCCGCTCCTGGAACGCCCGACCAGTCTGGCGCAATTACGCCAGCAACTGAGCCTGCAACTGCAAACCAGTCTTGAGCCGCAACGAATCCTCGGTCTGTTTTTCCGCGAAGTTCAGCGTCTTGTGCCGCTGGATGCCTTGAGCTATCTGCATCAGGGCAGCGATCTGCGCCTGGAGTTCGGCGCTCGCGGTCACCATTCGGTCAGCTACACCCTCAGCCATGAAGGCGAACACATGGGCGAACTGGTGTTTCGCCGCAATCTGCGTTTTAGCGAGCAGGATCAGGGCAACCTCGAATCCCTGCTGTCATCGTTGCTGTACCCGATGCGCAACGCCCTGCTCTATCGCGCCGCAACACAAAGCGCGCTGCGCGACCCGTTGACCGGTGCCGGCAATCGAATCGCGATGGAGCAGACACTGCAACGCGAAATTGAGATGTCACGCCGGCATCTGCAACCGTTGTCGGTGCTGATGCTCGATATCGACCACTTCAAACGGGTCAACGACAGTCACGGTCACAGTGCCGGCGATGATGTGCTCAAAGCCGTGGCAGCGTCGATCAAGGGGCAATTGCGCAACGTCGATATGGTCTTTCGCTATGGCGGCGAAGAGTTTCTGATTCTGCTGTCCAATACCAGCCGTGAAGCCGCGGCAATGGTTGGCGAGCGGCTGCGCTATGCGGCGCAGGCGGCGGAATATTATGCCGATGGCCAGTTGATCGAGCTGACGGTCAGCCTGGGGTGCTCGACCCTGCTTCCTGGGGAATCGGCAGAAAGCCTGTTGCGTCGCGCCGACAGCGCGTTGTACGTGGCCAAGCGTGAGGGGCGGAACCGGTTGGCGATGGCCGGCTGA
- a CDS encoding YciK family oxidoreductase yields MFDYSARPELLKDRVILVTGAGRGIGAAAAKTYAAHGATVLLLGKTEANLTQVYDEIEAAGHPQPAVIPFNLETALPHQYDELAAMIESEFGHLDGLLHNASIIGPRTPIEQLSGENFMRVMQVNVNAMFMLTSTLLPLLKLSQDASVVFTSSSVGRKGRAYWGAYGVSKFATEGLMQTLADEVDGVAPVRSNSINPGGTRTSMRAQAYPGENPLNNPTPEEIMPVYLYLMGPDSTGINGQAFNAQ; encoded by the coding sequence ATGTTTGATTACTCCGCTCGTCCCGAATTGCTCAAGGATCGGGTCATTCTGGTCACCGGTGCCGGTCGTGGCATCGGTGCGGCCGCTGCAAAAACCTACGCCGCGCATGGCGCAACCGTGTTGCTGCTGGGCAAGACCGAAGCCAATCTGACGCAGGTCTATGACGAGATCGAAGCCGCGGGCCACCCGCAACCGGCAGTGATCCCGTTCAACCTCGAAACCGCCCTGCCCCATCAGTACGATGAACTGGCGGCGATGATCGAGAGCGAATTCGGCCACCTCGACGGTTTGCTGCACAACGCCTCGATCATTGGCCCGCGCACGCCGATCGAGCAGTTGTCCGGCGAAAACTTCATGCGCGTCATGCAGGTTAACGTCAACGCCATGTTCATGCTGACCAGCACGTTGTTGCCGCTGCTCAAGCTGTCTCAGGATGCTTCGGTGGTGTTCACCTCCAGCAGCGTCGGACGCAAAGGGCGCGCTTACTGGGGCGCTTACGGCGTGTCGAAGTTTGCCACCGAGGGCCTGATGCAAACGTTGGCCGACGAAGTCGACGGCGTCGCGCCTGTGCGTTCCAACAGCATCAACCCCGGCGGTACACGCACCAGCATGCGCGCGCAGGCTTATCCGGGGGAAAACCCGCTGAACAATCCGACCCCGGAAGAGATCATGCCGGTCTACCTGTACCTGATGGGCCCGGACAGCACGGGCATCAACGGCCAGGCGTTCAACGCCCAGTAG
- the mupP gene encoding N-acetylmuramic acid 6-phosphate phosphatase MupP, translating to MAIRAVLFDMDGTLLDTAPDFIAICQAMRADRGLPAMNDKHIRDEISGGAKAMVAVTFSMDPESPGFEELRLEFLERYLVGCAVHSKLFDGMGELLADIEKANLIWGVVTNKPLRFAEPIMQQLGLAERSALLICPDHVKNSKPDPEPLILACKMLDLDPSTVLFVGDDLRDIESGRDAGTKTAAVTYGYIHPDDNPRHWGADVVVDHPLELRKVLDSALCSC from the coding sequence ATGGCTATCAGAGCAGTTCTTTTCGACATGGACGGCACCCTGCTCGACACCGCGCCGGACTTCATCGCCATCTGCCAGGCGATGCGCGCGGATCGTGGTTTGCCTGCGATGAACGACAAGCACATCCGCGACGAGATTTCCGGCGGCGCCAAAGCGATGGTCGCGGTGACGTTTTCGATGGACCCGGAGTCGCCGGGCTTCGAGGAGTTGCGCCTGGAGTTCCTCGAACGCTACCTCGTCGGCTGCGCGGTGCACAGCAAGCTGTTCGACGGCATGGGCGAACTGCTGGCCGACATTGAAAAGGCCAACCTGATCTGGGGCGTGGTGACCAACAAACCGTTGCGCTTCGCCGAGCCGATCATGCAACAGCTGGGGCTGGCCGAGCGCTCGGCACTGTTGATCTGCCCGGATCATGTAAAGAACAGCAAGCCGGATCCGGAACCCTTGATCCTCGCGTGCAAAATGCTTGATCTGGATCCGTCGACGGTTCTGTTTGTGGGCGATGATCTGCGTGACATCGAGTCGGGGCGTGATGCCGGGACCAAAACGGCCGCAGTGACCTACGGCTACATTCACCCGGACGACAACCCGCGGCATTGGGGAGCGGACGTAGTGGTGGATCATCCGCTGGAGTTGCGCAAGGTTTTGGACAGCGCGCTCTGCAGTTGCTGA
- the ubiG gene encoding bifunctional 2-polyprenyl-6-hydroxyphenol methylase/3-demethylubiquinol 3-O-methyltransferase UbiG codes for MSNVDHAEIAKFEALAHRWWDRESEFKPLHDINPLRVNWIDERVNLAGKKVLDVGCGGGILSEAMAQRGATVMGIDMGEAPLAVAQLHQLESGVSVEYRQITAEELAEEMPEQFDVVTCLEMLEHVPDPSSVIRACFRMVKPGGQVFFSTINRNPKAYLFAIIGAEYIMKLLPRGTHDFKKFIRPSELGAWSRMAGLTVKDIIGLTYNPLTKHYKLASDVNVNYMIQTLREE; via the coding sequence ATGAGCAACGTCGACCACGCCGAAATCGCCAAATTCGAAGCCCTGGCCCATCGCTGGTGGGACCGCGAAAGCGAATTCAAACCGCTGCACGACATCAACCCGCTGCGGGTCAACTGGATTGACGAACGCGTCAATCTGGCTGGCAAGAAAGTCCTCGACGTCGGTTGCGGTGGCGGCATCCTCAGCGAAGCCATGGCCCAGCGCGGCGCCACAGTGATGGGCATCGACATGGGCGAAGCGCCCCTGGCGGTCGCGCAACTGCATCAACTGGAATCCGGCGTCAGCGTCGAGTACCGCCAGATCACCGCCGAAGAGCTGGCCGAAGAAATGCCCGAGCAGTTCGATGTGGTGACCTGCCTGGAAATGCTCGAGCACGTGCCAGATCCATCGTCGGTCATCCGCGCCTGCTTCCGCATGGTCAAGCCGGGCGGCCAGGTGTTCTTCTCGACCATCAACCGCAACCCGAAGGCCTACCTGTTCGCCATCATCGGCGCTGAATACATCATGAAGCTGCTGCCGCGCGGCACACATGACTTCAAGAAATTCATCCGCCCGTCCGAGTTGGGTGCCTGGAGCCGCATGGCCGGCCTGACCGTCAAGGACATCATTGGCCTGACCTACAACCCGCTGACCAAGCACTACAAACTGGCCAGTGACGTTAACGTCAACTACATGATCCAGACCCTGCGCGAGGAGTAA
- a CDS encoding TRZ/ATZ family hydrolase — protein sequence MPKPAIALDLLLLPTWLVPVEPAGVVLKEHGLGIRDGRIVFIGPRAEALKCNATQVRELPDVLLAPGLINAHGHAAMTLFRGLADDLPLMTWLENHIWPAEAKWVDEAFVRDGTDLAIAEQIKGGITCFSDMYFFPKVASERVHNSGIRAQIAIPILDFPIPGASSADEAIRQGVELFGDLKHHERIKITFGPHAPYTVGDENLEKIRVIAEELDASIHMHVHETAFEVQQAVEQRGERPLARLGRLGLLGPRFQAVHMTQISDDDLALLVESNTNVIHCPESNLKLASGFCPVERLWQAGVNVAVGTDGAASNNDLDLLGETRTAALLAKAVAGSATALDAHRALRMATLNGARALGIESETGSLEIGKAADIVAFDLSGLAQQPVYDPVSQLIYATGRDCVKHLWAAGKQLLDDRRLTRMDEEQLGAVARAWGQRISGHTES from the coding sequence ATGCCGAAACCTGCCATTGCGCTCGACTTATTATTGCTGCCGACCTGGCTGGTACCCGTCGAACCTGCAGGCGTTGTGCTCAAGGAGCATGGCCTGGGCATCCGCGACGGTCGCATCGTGTTTATCGGCCCGCGCGCCGAAGCATTGAAGTGTAACGCCACGCAAGTGCGCGAATTGCCGGATGTGCTGCTCGCTCCGGGCCTGATCAATGCACACGGCCACGCAGCGATGACGCTGTTCCGTGGCCTGGCCGATGATCTGCCACTGATGACCTGGCTGGAAAACCACATCTGGCCGGCCGAAGCCAAATGGGTCGATGAAGCGTTTGTCCGCGACGGCACCGATCTGGCCATCGCCGAGCAGATCAAGGGTGGCATCACGTGCTTCTCGGACATGTACTTCTTCCCGAAAGTCGCCAGCGAGCGTGTGCACAACAGCGGCATCCGCGCGCAGATCGCCATTCCGATCCTCGATTTCCCGATCCCTGGCGCCAGCAGTGCCGACGAGGCCATTCGTCAGGGCGTCGAGCTGTTCGGTGATCTGAAGCATCACGAGCGGATCAAGATTACTTTCGGCCCTCATGCACCCTACACCGTCGGCGACGAGAACCTCGAGAAAATCCGTGTCATCGCCGAGGAACTGGACGCATCGATCCACATGCACGTCCACGAAACCGCTTTCGAAGTCCAGCAAGCCGTAGAGCAGCGCGGCGAACGTCCGCTCGCCCGCCTTGGCCGCCTCGGCCTGCTCGGCCCGCGCTTCCAGGCCGTGCACATGACCCAGATCAGCGATGACGACCTGGCGTTGCTGGTAGAAAGCAACACCAACGTCATCCATTGCCCGGAATCGAACCTGAAACTCGCCAGCGGCTTCTGCCCCGTCGAGCGCCTGTGGCAGGCTGGCGTGAATGTCGCGGTCGGCACTGACGGCGCGGCCAGCAACAATGATCTGGATCTGCTCGGCGAAACCCGCACTGCCGCCTTACTGGCCAAAGCCGTCGCCGGTTCCGCCACCGCGCTCGATGCCCATCGCGCCCTGCGCATGGCCACACTGAACGGCGCACGGGCCTTGGGGATCGAATCCGAAACGGGTTCGCTGGAAATCGGCAAAGCCGCCGACATCGTCGCGTTCGACCTGTCCGGCCTGGCGCAGCAACCGGTGTATGACCCGGTTTCACAGCTTATATATGCCACCGGCCGCGATTGCGTGAAACACCTGTGGGCCGCCGGCAAACAATTGCTCGATGACCGGCGCCTGACCCGCATGGATGAAGAACAGCTTGGCGCTGTTGCCCGAGCCTGGGGCCAGCGCATCAGCGGCCATACCGAATCGTAA
- the mtnA gene encoding S-methyl-5-thioribose-1-phosphate isomerase translates to MRDRLLAAEKVKAIDWRDGALHLLDQRILPFEETWIAYTSAAGVAEAIRSMVVRGAPAIGISAAYGIVLAARARIAEGGDWYAALEEDFALLADSRPTAVNLFWALNRMHDRLDRLKDNADPLVALEAEAIAIHESDREANLTMAQLGVDLIRKHQGNAQAILTHCNTGALATGGFGTALGVIRAAFLEGMVERVYADETRPWLQGSRLTAWELANEGIPVTLNADSAAAHIMKTKGVTWVIVGADRITANGDVANKIGTYQLAVNAMHHGVRFMVVAPSSTIDMHLASGDDIPIEERDGAELLEVGGKRVGADVEAFNPVFDVTPADLIDAIVTEKGIVERPDTAKMAQLMCRKRLH, encoded by the coding sequence ATGCGCGATCGACTGTTGGCTGCGGAGAAAGTAAAGGCCATCGATTGGCGAGATGGCGCGCTCCACCTGCTGGATCAGCGTATTTTGCCGTTCGAGGAAACCTGGATCGCCTACACCAGCGCCGCCGGCGTGGCTGAGGCGATTCGCTCGATGGTGGTGCGTGGCGCGCCGGCCATCGGCATCAGCGCGGCCTATGGCATCGTGCTCGCGGCTCGCGCGCGAATTGCCGAAGGAGGCGACTGGTACGCGGCGCTGGAAGAGGACTTCGCTCTGTTGGCTGATTCCCGTCCGACCGCGGTCAACCTGTTCTGGGCGTTGAATCGCATGCACGATCGGCTGGATCGCTTGAAGGACAATGCCGATCCGCTGGTGGCACTGGAAGCCGAAGCCATCGCGATTCATGAAAGCGATCGCGAAGCCAACCTGACCATGGCACAGCTCGGTGTCGATCTGATCCGCAAGCATCAGGGCAATGCGCAGGCGATTCTCACCCACTGCAATACCGGGGCGCTGGCGACCGGTGGTTTCGGTACGGCGCTGGGGGTTATTCGCGCGGCTTTTCTCGAAGGCATGGTCGAGCGCGTTTATGCTGACGAAACCCGTCCGTGGCTACAGGGTTCGCGCCTGACCGCGTGGGAGCTGGCTAACGAAGGCATCCCGGTAACGCTGAATGCCGACTCTGCTGCCGCGCACATCATGAAAACCAAAGGCGTGACCTGGGTGATCGTCGGCGCTGACCGCATCACCGCCAATGGTGACGTGGCCAACAAGATCGGCACCTATCAACTGGCGGTCAATGCCATGCACCACGGTGTGCGTTTCATGGTCGTGGCGCCGAGTTCGACCATTGACATGCACTTGGCCAGCGGTGACGACATTCCGATCGAGGAGCGTGATGGCGCCGAGTTGCTGGAAGTCGGTGGCAAGCGTGTCGGCGCTGATGTTGAAGCGTTCAACCCGGTGTTTGACGTAACCCCTGCTGACTTGATCGATGCCATCGTCACCGAAAAAGGCATCGTCGAGCGTCCGGATACCGCGAAAATGGCCCAGTTGATGTGCCGCAAGCGCCTGCACTAA
- the gyrA gene encoding DNA gyrase subunit A — translation MGELAKEILPVNIEDELKQSYLDYAMSVIVGRALPDARDGLKPVHRRVLFAMSELGNDFNKPYKKSARVVGDVIGKYHPHGDTAVYDTIVRMAQPFSLRYLLVDGQGNFGSVDGDNAAAMRYTEVRMTKLAHELLADLHKETVDWVPNYDGTEMIPAVMPTRIPNLLVNGSSGIAVGMATNIPPHNLGEVIDGCLALIDNPELTVDELMQYIPGPDFPTAAIINGRAGIIEAYRTGRGRIYMRARSIVEDIDKVGGRQQIVITELPYQLNKARLIEKIAELVKEKKLEGITELRDESDKDGMRVVIELRRGEVPEVILNNLYAQTQLQSVFGINIVALIDGRPRILNLKDLLEAFVRHRREVVTRRTVFELRKARERGHILEGQAVALSNIDPVIALIKASPTPSEAKEALISTPWESSAVVAMVERAGADSCRPENLDPQYGLREGKYFLSPEQAQAILELRLHRLTGLEHEKLLAEYQEILNQIGELIRILNSAVRLMEVIREELEVIRAEYGDQRRTEILDARLDLTLGDMIPEEERVVTISNGGYAKTQPLAAYQAQRRGGKGKSATGVKDEDYITHLLVANSHTTLLLFSSKGKVYWLKTYEIPEASRAARGRPLVNLLPLDKDETITAMLPVDLEALQKRAGDEDEDDASDEIMDGEVVEGEEAVELEEIDGDTPELIAARTGEYIFMATASGTVKKTPLARFARPRSNGLIALKLKEGDTLIAAAITDGAKEIMLFSDAGKVIRFAEAAVREMGRGARGIRGMRILKDQKLISMLIPESGAQILTASERGFGKRTALSKFPRRGRGGQGVIAMVTKERNGKLVGAIQVQEGEEVMLISDQGTLVRTRVDEVSSLGRNTQGVTLIKLATDETLVGLERVQEPSEVEGEELEGEEGLVSGAEVVIDDVAEDQQLDAAADEEPQE, via the coding sequence ATGGGCGAACTGGCCAAAGAAATCCTCCCGGTCAATATCGAAGACGAGCTGAAACAGTCCTACCTCGATTACGCGATGAGCGTGATCGTCGGCCGTGCACTGCCGGATGCGCGCGATGGCTTGAAGCCCGTGCACCGTCGAGTGCTGTTCGCGATGAGCGAGCTGGGCAACGACTTCAACAAGCCGTACAAGAAATCTGCCCGTGTTGTCGGTGACGTGATCGGTAAGTATCACCCGCACGGTGATACCGCGGTTTACGACACCATCGTCCGCATGGCGCAGCCATTCTCGCTGCGTTATCTGCTGGTCGACGGTCAGGGCAACTTCGGTTCGGTGGACGGCGACAACGCCGCGGCCATGCGATACACCGAAGTGCGCATGACCAAGCTGGCGCACGAACTGCTGGCTGACCTGCATAAAGAAACCGTGGACTGGGTGCCGAACTACGACGGCACCGAAATGATCCCGGCGGTCATGCCGACCCGTATTCCCAACCTGCTGGTCAACGGTTCCAGCGGTATCGCCGTGGGCATGGCGACCAACATCCCGCCGCACAACCTCGGTGAAGTCATCGACGGTTGCCTGGCGCTCATCGACAATCCCGAGCTGACTGTCGACGAACTGATGCAATACATCCCCGGCCCGGACTTCCCGACCGCCGCGATCATCAACGGTCGCGCCGGCATCATCGAAGCCTACCGCACCGGTCGCGGGCGCATTTACATGCGTGCGCGTTCGATCGTTGAGGACATCGACAAGGTCGGTGGCCGTCAGCAGATCGTTATCACCGAACTCCCTTACCAGTTGAACAAGGCGCGTCTGATCGAGAAGATCGCCGAGCTGGTAAAAGAGAAGAAACTCGAAGGCATTACCGAGCTGCGTGACGAGTCCGACAAGGATGGTATGCGCGTGGTGATCGAGCTGCGTCGCGGCGAAGTGCCTGAGGTGATCCTCAACAACCTCTACGCCCAGACCCAGCTGCAATCGGTATTCGGCATCAACATCGTTGCGCTGATCGACGGCCGTCCGCGGATCCTGAATCTCAAGGATCTGCTGGAAGCCTTCGTCCGTCACCGTCGCGAAGTGGTCACCCGCCGCACCGTGTTCGAATTGCGCAAAGCGCGTGAGCGTGGGCACATTCTCGAAGGCCAGGCTGTTGCCCTGTCGAACATCGACCCGGTGATCGCCCTGATCAAGGCTTCGCCAACTCCGTCGGAAGCCAAGGAAGCGCTGATCAGCACGCCTTGGGAATCCTCTGCGGTGGTGGCGATGGTTGAACGTGCCGGTGCTGATTCGTGCCGTCCGGAAAACCTTGATCCGCAATACGGTCTGCGCGAAGGCAAGTACTTCCTGTCGCCAGAGCAGGCGCAAGCCATTCTGGAGCTGCGTCTGCACCGTCTGACCGGTCTGGAGCACGAGAAGCTGCTGGCCGAGTATCAAGAGATCCTCAACCAGATCGGCGAACTGATCCGCATCCTCAACAGTGCCGTGCGCCTGATGGAAGTGATCCGCGAAGAGCTGGAAGTGATCCGCGCCGAATACGGCGATCAGCGCCGCACCGAGATTCTCGATGCACGTCTCGATCTGACGCTGGGCGACATGATCCCGGAAGAAGAGCGCGTCGTGACCATCTCCAACGGTGGCTATGCCAAGACCCAGCCATTGGCTGCGTACCAGGCTCAGCGCCGGGGCGGCAAAGGCAAATCGGCGACCGGCGTCAAGGATGAGGACTACATCACTCACCTGCTGGTTGCCAACAGCCACACCACGCTGCTGTTGTTCTCCAGTAAAGGCAAGGTGTACTGGCTGAAGACTTACGAGATTCCTGAAGCTTCGCGTGCTGCACGTGGTCGTCCACTGGTCAACCTGTTACCGCTGGACAAAGACGAGACCATCACCGCGATGCTGCCGGTGGATCTCGAGGCGCTGCAAAAACGCGCTGGCGACGAAGATGAAGACGATGCCAGCGATGAAATCATGGACGGCGAAGTGGTTGAAGGTGAAGAAGCTGTCGAGCTGGAAGAAATCGACGGCGATACGCCCGAATTGATAGCTGCGCGGACCGGTGAGTACATCTTCATGGCGACGGCTTCCGGTACCGTCAAGAAGACCCCGCTGGCACGCTTCGCCCGTCCGCGTTCCAATGGCCTGATCGCCTTGAAGCTGAAGGAAGGCGACACGTTGATTGCGGCTGCCATCACTGATGGCGCGAAAGAAATCATGCTGTTCTCCGACGCTGGCAAGGTGATTCGTTTCGCTGAAGCTGCCGTGCGTGAAATGGGTCGTGGCGCTCGCGGCATTCGCGGCATGCGGATCCTCAAGGATCAGAAGCTGATCTCGATGCTGATTCCTGAGTCGGGCGCGCAGATCCTGACCGCTTCCGAGCGTGGTTTCGGCAAGCGCACCGCCCTGAGCAAGTTCCCTCGCCGCGGTCGCGGTGGGCAGGGTGTAATTGCGATGGTCACCAAGGAGCGCAACGGCAAGCTGGTCGGTGCGATCCAGGTGCAGGAAGGCGAGGAAGTCATGCTGATTTCCGACCAGGGCACGCTGGTGCGGACCCGTGTTGATGAAGTGTCCAGTCTGGGTCGTAACACCCAGGGTGTGACCCTGATCAAACTGGCCACTGATGAAACGCTGGTCGGTCTGGAGCGGGTTCAGGAGCCGTCGGAAGTCGAGGGCGAAGAGCTCGAAGGTGAAGAGGGGCTGGTGTCCGGCGCGGAAGTCGTGATTGACGACGTTGCCGAAGATCAGCAACTCGACGCCGCAGCTGACGAAGAACCGCAGGAATAA
- the serC gene encoding 3-phosphoserine/phosphohydroxythreonine transaminase translates to MSKRAYNFCAGPAALPEAVLQRAQGELLDWHGKGLSVMEMSHRSDEFVSIATQAEQDLRDLLNIPSNYKVLFLQGGASQQFAQIPLNLLPEGGSADYIDTGIWSQKAIEEASRYGHVNVAATAKPYDYFAIPGQNEWSLSKDAAYVHYAPNETIGGLEFQWIPQTGDVPLVADMSSDILSRPVDVSRFGMIYAGAQKNIGPSGIVVNIIREDLLGKARSLCPTMLDYKVAADNGSMYNTPPTLAWYLSGLVFQWLKEQGGVEAIAKLNDVKQRTLYDFIDASGLYSNPINKSDRSWMNVPFRLADDRLDKPFLAGAEERGLLNLKGHRSVGGMRASIYNAVDITAVNALVAYMAEFEKEHG, encoded by the coding sequence GTGAGCAAGCGAGCCTATAACTTCTGCGCCGGTCCTGCGGCGCTTCCTGAAGCTGTCCTGCAGCGCGCCCAGGGTGAACTCCTTGATTGGCACGGCAAGGGCCTGTCGGTCATGGAAATGAGCCATCGCAGTGATGAGTTCGTGTCCATCGCGACCCAGGCCGAGCAGGATCTGCGTGACCTGCTGAATATCCCTTCGAACTATAAGGTGCTGTTTCTGCAGGGCGGCGCGAGCCAGCAGTTTGCACAGATCCCGCTGAACCTGCTGCCTGAAGGCGGCTCTGCCGACTATATCGACACCGGTATCTGGTCGCAGAAAGCCATTGAAGAAGCGTCGCGCTACGGCCACGTCAACGTCGCCGCAACCGCCAAGCCTTACGATTATTTCGCCATCCCGGGCCAGAACGAGTGGAGCCTGTCGAAAGACGCCGCTTACGTTCACTACGCGCCGAACGAAACCATCGGCGGTCTGGAATTCCAGTGGATTCCGCAAACCGGCGACGTGCCGCTGGTGGCCGACATGTCCTCGGACATCCTTTCGCGTCCGGTTGATGTCTCGCGTTTCGGCATGATCTACGCCGGTGCGCAGAAGAACATTGGTCCGAGCGGCATCGTCGTCAACATCATCCGCGAAGACTTGCTCGGCAAGGCGCGCTCGCTGTGCCCGACCATGCTCGACTACAAGGTCGCAGCCGACAACGGCTCGATGTACAACACCCCGCCGACCCTGGCCTGGTACTTGTCCGGCCTGGTGTTCCAGTGGCTGAAAGAGCAGGGCGGCGTCGAAGCGATCGCCAAACTCAACGACGTCAAACAGCGCACGCTGTACGACTTCATTGACGCCAGTGGTCTCTACAGCAACCCGATCAACAAGTCGGATCGCTCGTGGATGAACGTGCCGTTCCGTCTGGCCGATGACCGTCTGGACAAGCCGTTCCTGGCCGGTGCCGAAGAGCGCGGTCTGCTCAATCTCAAGGGTCACCGCTCGGTGGGCGGTATGCGCGCCTCCATCTACAATGCCGTCGACATCACTGCAGTCAATGCGCTGGTGGCCTACATGGCTGAATTCGAGAAGGAACACGGCTGA